In the genome of Rhodospirillales bacterium, the window GGACGATGTCGCCGAGCGACACGACCCCGGCGACCCGACCCGCGTCGTCACACACGATGATCAGCCCCTTGCGCTTCTGCTCGAACAACCGCGCGACCACGAGCACCGCTTCCTCCGGCCCCACCGTCAAAACATCCGACGGCCGCGTCTTCAGCACCTCGTCCACCTTCATGGCTTGCCCCTTTGGTTATGGCGTCTGTTTGGTCTCTCACAGCGAGCGTTTGTCTAGGGTGTTTTCGCCTTGATCTCAATCGTCCTCTCGGGCGAAGGGAAGCTGGCGTTGCCCGGCTCGTCGGGCCTATGATGCGCGATGAGCCGCTCGGTGTTTATCTCCCTGCTGATGGCCGTCATGTCGTGCGCGGCGCTTCTGTCCTCTGGTGGCGCGCGCGCTGTCGCCAATGGATTGGCGGACCGCTTCCATACGGGTTATCTCGTCCTTTACGTCGACGCCGCCAGCGTCTTGTCCGGTTGCTTCTGACCAGAGACTTGCCTTGTACCTCGCGAGTGATCATGTCTGCTTGCTGGTGACTGATGCGATTTCATGGCCGCAGCCCTTGATCCAAACGACGACGGTCTGTCGCGAAAGACGGCCGAGGCGGTAGGCCTTCTCGCAGCCGATGCCGTGCATTGGGTCACCGCCGAGATCGCCAACCGTCAACCGGGGTCGTCCGGCACCCGCGACGCGGGCGGCGGTCCGATTGCGCGACTTCAAACTGAACAGTATCTTGACGACCATATCGAGGTTCTCTGCACCGCCCTCGCGACCGGGCGCTCGGAGTTTTTCACCGATCACGTGACGTGGCTCGCGTCGGTCCTGCGATGTCGTGGCGTGCCAGCGAAAACGCTGGGACTCGCGCTCGACCTCTTCGACCGGTTCCTGTCGCACTCCCTGAACCCGGCGCACGCGGTCATCGCCTCCGATGTGCTGATGCAGGGGCGGCGCGTTCTCGCCGAACCGCGGGACGAAGAACGCACCCGTTATGTCGCCCGTCGCCCGTCGGATCTTCCGCAGGTCGGCGCGCTGACGCGGATGCTGGCCAACGGCGACGTGGGGGATGCGCGAGAAGTGATGCAGAAGGCATGGGAGTCTTCGGGGAGTTATGCCGACGTCGCAACGCGCTTGGTCCAGCCGGCGCTCTACAATGTCGGCATGCTGTGGCAGCGCAACGAAATCACCGTTGCGCAGGAGCACTTGGCCACTGCCATTAGCGAAATACTTCTGAGCCGGCTGTTTCTGACCGCGACGCTCTTCGTGGAAACCTCGGACCACACCGCGCTGTTCGCGTGTGCCGCCGGCAATCACCACGCTCTCGGATTGCGAATCGTCTCCGACGCGTTCGAACTCGCCGGGTGGACGGTTCAATACCTTGGAGCGAACACGCCGACCGACGCGCTCGTAGCGCAGGTCGACGGTCTTCGACCGGACGTCGTCGGAATGTCCGCATCCATGGCTCAGCAACTTCCGACCCTGCGGCGCGCGGTGGAGGCCATCAAGGCGGAACTCGGTGCGCAATGCCCGACCATCCTGGTGGGCGGCCTGCCAACCAACCAGGTGGACGGCATCTGGCGATGGGTCGGCAGCGACGCCTGGAGCCCCGATGCCGCCACGGCGATCCGGGAACTGGGATGACGCGCCGCCCGGATCTCGGGCTCATTGGCGCCGCCGCTTGCCGCGCGCTCGTCGTCGTTGCTGTGGTGCTGTCGGCGGCAATTTCGAGCACCGAGGCCGAGGAACCGGACGCGCTGTGGGCGGCGCTCCGCGCCGGATCGGCGTTCGCCATGATGCGTCACGCCCTCGCACCCGGCATCGGTGACCCGGTCAACTTTGATGTGAACGACTGCGCCACCCAGCGCAATCTTTCGGAGGATGGACGTCGACAAGCGGCTGCGGTGGGTGACCGCTTTCGTGACCACGGAATCGGCGGCGCCACGGTCATGTCGAGCGCCTGGTGCCGATGCCTGGAGACCGCGGAAGAATTGGCCCTGGGACCGGTCGCGGTTCTGCCCGCCCTCAACTCCTTCTTTCGCGACCCCCAGCGCCGGGAGGCGCAAACGGCGGCGCTGCAGGCGTGGCTTTCCCGCGAACACGGCGGGAAACCGCTGATTCTTGTCACCCACCAGGTCAACATCAGCGCGCTGACCGGCGCCTACACCCGCTCCGGCGAGATCGTCGTCGCAAAGCTTGCGACGGATGGCGCAATCACCGTTTTGGGAATTCTGCAATGAGTTGTTGGGCGTTCTGCATGTGAGCAGGCCGAAACGGTCCGGATGGCAAAGATGGCGGAGATCAACGCCGAGAAGAATCTGTTCCGCCGGCTGGTAAGCGCCAAACAGGTCGCCAAATGGGTGGAGCAGGCCAAATCGCTGACGCCGGTCATTACCCACTGATCCGGGACGAGCGTAACGGACACGGTCAAGGACGTGATCAGTTCGCCTGGGGCTGATCCGCCGTAAAGGCGGTCTCGGCGGCTTCGACCGCCTGGCGCCGGCTCACCATGAAAGGCGCGTAGAGCTGGTCGCGGCCGAGAATGTGAGCCGTAAGCCAGTTGCGAAGAAATGCCAGCACTTCGCGGTCGTGGATGCTGTCCGGATTGTGGATGTGGCGGTCACGGATGTTGGCAACCTGCGTCTTCAGAACCCGGTGAGTATGACAGTGCGCGTCGACGTCCGGATAACCGCACGCCGTCATGAGGGCCTCCTCCCGGTCGAAATGGTACGCGGTGTAGCTGAGCAGTTCGCCGAGAATGGCGTCCACGACGGTTTCGCCTTCGCCGGAGCGCACGGAGGCGTCCAGGCGATTGACCAGGCCGAGGAGGTGCTTGTGATCACAGTCGATGGACTCGACTCCGACACTCATGGTTTCGGTCCAGTGGATCACCGACATTGGATTCATTCCCAGGAGCGCGATTTCACCCTCGTCCGTAACAAATCATCAAAACAGGAGCAAATACAACGTCGGCTTTCCACAAATCCGAGACGCGCGTCACCAACGGCGCCTAAAGGCAGCACTACGACTGTTGACTTCCGGGTTCGGCGTGGCATACTCCGCCGCCTGCGCGCCGAGGCCACCGCGCCTTGGGTGTCGTTGTTCGTGTTTCTCCCGTAAAAGTGTAGATGTGTGATGGCAACATATTCGGCCAAAGCGTCTGAGATTGAACGCAAATGGTACATCGTCGATGCTGAGGATGTCGTCCTCGGGCGGCTCGCGGCGGTGGTGGCAACGCGACTGAGGGGCAAGCATAAGCCCATGTACACCCCGCACTTGGACTGCGGCGACCACATCGTGGTGGTGAACGCGGGCAGGGTGCGCGTGACCGGCAACAAACGCGAGCAGACTCGCTTTTATTGGCACACCGGCTACCCGGGCGGCATCAAGCATCGGACCTTGGGGTCGATTCTCGATGGGCGACATCCGGAACGCGCGGTGATCAAGGCCATCGAGCGGATGGTTCCGCGTTCACCGCTCGGCCGCGAGCAGATGCGCAAGCTCCGCGTCTATGCGGGCGCCGAGCATCCCCACGCGGCGCAGCAGCCGGAGCGTCTCGACGTGGCGGCGATGAACCAGAAGAACAAGAGATAGTGACGACCATGGCCGAAGAAACCAGAACCCTTGCGGACCTCAAGGACCTCACGGGGATTGCCCCTGTTCCCTCCGCCGTCGTGGAAGCGGAGGTGCAGCCCCGAATCGATGCGCAGGGGCGCTCCTACGCCACCGGCAAGCGTAAGGATGCGGTCGCTCGGGTGTGGATCAAGCGCGGGTCGGGCCGCATCACAGTCAATGGCCGCGCGCTGGAGGTCTATTTCGCGCGACCAACCCTGCGGATGATGATCA includes:
- a CDS encoding histidine phosphatase family protein; translated protein: MTRRPDLGLIGAAACRALVVVAVVLSAAISSTEAEEPDALWAALRAGSAFAMMRHALAPGIGDPVNFDVNDCATQRNLSEDGRRQAAAVGDRFRDHGIGGATVMSSAWCRCLETAEELALGPVAVLPALNSFFRDPQRREAQTAALQAWLSREHGGKPLILVTHQVNISALTGAYTRSGEIVVAKLATDGAITVLGILQ
- the rplM gene encoding 50S ribosomal protein L13, with the translated sequence MMATYSAKASEIERKWYIVDAEDVVLGRLAAVVATRLRGKHKPMYTPHLDCGDHIVVVNAGRVRVTGNKREQTRFYWHTGYPGGIKHRTLGSILDGRHPERAVIKAIERMVPRSPLGREQMRKLRVYAGAEHPHAAQQPERLDVAAMNQKNKR
- a CDS encoding cobalamin-dependent protein (Presence of a B(12) (cobalamin)-binding domain implies dependence on cobalamin itself, in one of its several forms, or in some unusual lineages, dependence on a cobalamin-like analog.), with the translated sequence MAAALDPNDDGLSRKTAEAVGLLAADAVHWVTAEIANRQPGSSGTRDAGGGPIARLQTEQYLDDHIEVLCTALATGRSEFFTDHVTWLASVLRCRGVPAKTLGLALDLFDRFLSHSLNPAHAVIASDVLMQGRRVLAEPRDEERTRYVARRPSDLPQVGALTRMLANGDVGDAREVMQKAWESSGSYADVATRLVQPALYNVGMLWQRNEITVAQEHLATAISEILLSRLFLTATLFVETSDHTALFACAAGNHHALGLRIVSDAFELAGWTVQYLGANTPTDALVAQVDGLRPDVVGMSASMAQQLPTLRRAVEAIKAELGAQCPTILVGGLPTNQVDGIWRWVGSDAWSPDAATAIRELG
- a CDS encoding hemerythrin family protein; its protein translation is MSVGVESIDCDHKHLLGLVNRLDASVRSGEGETVVDAILGELLSYTAYHFDREEALMTACGYPDVDAHCHTHRVLKTQVANIRDRHIHNPDSIHDREVLAFLRNWLTAHILGRDQLYAPFMVSRRQAVEAAETAFTADQPQAN